A window of the Bombina bombina isolate aBomBom1 chromosome 3, aBomBom1.pri, whole genome shotgun sequence genome harbors these coding sequences:
- the LOC128651909 gene encoding uncharacterized protein LOC128651909 isoform X1 encodes MKGDSLPKGKTANLGQKVVIRGKKQASKSDGLPRPISLCEGNEQASICSLGSALMKKKGEGLIVSGPIEIPQAVSEQLHNVSKSAHFLRPCNNTENQAYRVLDERVERPEASDSHHDTEVDNGVVELDLYLDSSEDDFIPPSPNVVNTISQFNTSVRVTGDPVLKGELRNLRDRNVEVIKNLPVTNDVFLLDGNETGSRPENSQGLLMVGNDGLSGEAYGLQESWTENIRLDIEDGVPGVERFNAKGEETRVSTANNFNFGLQGMMGQSINNTCHSSVNSVQRPNRSGIGRIQGRGRQRKRYGDLRGEGFEVPSAKKGKGVSVDNRLGMSTASRGIGIWAPSGGLSHVSFLQTEKGQQLMTNTDPRATGFQNTEKVTAASQRIQSAVPQDPSTGVKIVWVMGHSFIYWANAEASKKMGGLQLGCPVDQWEVKWFGIRGMCWELFFPLFLDFGRMFPRPQVLIVHLGGNDLGMIPQKELVRRIKRDLGNIKELHPEIKIIWSQITPRLVWRSARDYDRLEKSRKKINKIISSFVKRLGGGVVFHPDFEVDGAEEFYLKDGVHFNQFGLQLFIFDIKEALGKILGLAGLGCSVSPVGGGGASSQTNMVRNMAK; translated from the exons atgaagggtgattctttgcctaagggtaagacggccaatttaggccagaaagtagtaattagagggaaaaagcaagctagtaaaagtgacggcctgCCGAGGCCTATTTCTCTGTGTGAGGGTAATGAACAagcgagtatatgtagtttaggtagcgccttaatgaaaaagaaaggtgagggtttgattgtatcagggccgattgaaatacctcaggcagtttcagaacagttacataatgtttctaagtcggctcattttttaagaccttgcaataatacggaaaatcaggcttatcgggtgttagacgagagggttgaaaggcctgaagccagcgatagtcatcatgataccgaggttgataacggtgtggtagaattagatttatatttagattcttctgaggatgattttattcctccttctcccaatgtagttaacactattagccagtttaatacgtcagtcagggtcacgggtgatccagttttaaagggcgagttaagaaatttgagggataggaatgttgaagtaattaaaaatttacctgtcactaatgatgtttttcttttagatgggaatgaaactgggtcacggcctgagaattcccagggtcttttaatggtgggaaatgacggcctaagtggggaggcttatggccttcaggaatcttggacggaaaatatcaggctggatattgaggacggcgttccaggggtggaacgttttaatgcaaagggagaagaaacaagggtgagtacggccaacaattttaattttggtcttcagggcatgatgggtcagagtattaataatacatgtcatagctcggttaactctgttcaacgtccaaacaggtctgggattgggagaatacaaggtagaggtagacaacgcaagaggtatggggatttaaggggagaagggtttgaggtcccatcagctaagaagggtaagggtgtttcagtggataataggttgggtatgtctacagctagtaggggcattggaatttgggcaccttctgggggtttgtcacatgtttcttttttacagacggaaaaagggcagcaattaatgactaacacggatcccagggctactggtttccagaatacagagaaggttacggctgcatctcaaaggaTTCAGTCTGCAGTGCCTCAGgacccgagtacag gtgtaaagatcgtatgggtgatggggcattcgtttatatactgggccaatgctgaggccagtaagaaaatgggcggccttcagcttgggtgtcctgtggatcaatgggaggtcaaatggtttgggattagggggatgtgctgggaactcttttttccgttgtttctagattttggcagaatgtttcctcgtcctcaggttttgatagtgcatttggggggaaatgatttaggtatgattcctcaaaaggaactagttagaagaatcaaaagagatctgggcaacataaaggaacttcatcctgaaatcaaaataatttggtcacagattactcctaggttggtttggagatcagcgagggattatgataggctagaaaagagtcgtaaaaaaattaacaaaataattagctcttttgttaagaggttggggggaggcgtagttttccacccagattttgaaGTAGATGGAgctgaggaattttatttaaaagatggtgttcattttaaccaatttgggctgcagctatttattttcgatataaaagaagctttgggaaaaatattgggtttggcgggactgggctgttcggtcagtccagtcggtggcgggggtgctagttcccagacaaatatggtacgcaatatggccaagtga
- the LOC128651909 gene encoding uncharacterized protein LOC128651909 isoform X2, translating into MKGDSLPKGKTANLGQKVVIRGKKQASKSDGLPRPISLCEGNEQASICSLGSALMKKKGEGLIVSGPIEIPQAVSEQLHNVSKSAHFLRPCNNTENQAYRVLDERVERPEASDSHHDTEVDNGVVELDLYLDSSEDDFIPPSPNVVNTISQFNTSVRVTGDPVLKGELRNLRDRNVEVIKNLPVTNDVFLLDGNETGSRPENSQGLLMVGNDGLSGEAYGLQESWTENIRLDIEDGVPGVERFNAKGEETRTEKGQQLMTNTDPRATGFQNTEKVTAASQRIQSAVPQDPSTGVKIVWVMGHSFIYWANAEASKKMGGLQLGCPVDQWEVKWFGIRGMCWELFFPLFLDFGRMFPRPQVLIVHLGGNDLGMIPQKELVRRIKRDLGNIKELHPEIKIIWSQITPRLVWRSARDYDRLEKSRKKINKIISSFVKRLGGGVVFHPDFEVDGAEEFYLKDGVHFNQFGLQLFIFDIKEALGKILGLAGLGCSVSPVGGGGASSQTNMVRNMAK; encoded by the exons atgaagggtgattctttgcctaagggtaagacggccaatttaggccagaaagtagtaattagagggaaaaagcaagctagtaaaagtgacggcctgCCGAGGCCTATTTCTCTGTGTGAGGGTAATGAACAagcgagtatatgtagtttaggtagcgccttaatgaaaaagaaaggtgagggtttgattgtatcagggccgattgaaatacctcaggcagtttcagaacagttacataatgtttctaagtcggctcattttttaagaccttgcaataatacggaaaatcaggcttatcgggtgttagacgagagggttgaaaggcctgaagccagcgatagtcatcatgataccgaggttgataacggtgtggtagaattagatttatatttagattcttctgaggatgattttattcctccttctcccaatgtagttaacactattagccagtttaatacgtcagtcagggtcacgggtgatccagttttaaagggcgagttaagaaatttgagggataggaatgttgaagtaattaaaaatttacctgtcactaatgatgtttttcttttagatgggaatgaaactgggtcacggcctgagaattcccagggtcttttaatggtgggaaatgacggcctaagtggggaggcttatggccttcaggaatcttggacggaaaatatcaggctggatattgaggacggcgttccaggggtggaacgttttaatgcaaagggagaagaaacaagg acggaaaaagggcagcaattaatgactaacacggatcccagggctactggtttccagaatacagagaaggttacggctgcatctcaaaggaTTCAGTCTGCAGTGCCTCAGgacccgagtacag gtgtaaagatcgtatgggtgatggggcattcgtttatatactgggccaatgctgaggccagtaagaaaatgggcggccttcagcttgggtgtcctgtggatcaatgggaggtcaaatggtttgggattagggggatgtgctgggaactcttttttccgttgtttctagattttggcagaatgtttcctcgtcctcaggttttgatagtgcatttggggggaaatgatttaggtatgattcctcaaaaggaactagttagaagaatcaaaagagatctgggcaacataaaggaacttcatcctgaaatcaaaataatttggtcacagattactcctaggttggtttggagatcagcgagggattatgataggctagaaaagagtcgtaaaaaaattaacaaaataattagctcttttgttaagaggttggggggaggcgtagttttccacccagattttgaaGTAGATGGAgctgaggaattttatttaaaagatggtgttcattttaaccaatttgggctgcagctatttattttcgatataaaagaagctttgggaaaaatattgggtttggcgggactgggctgttcggtcagtccagtcggtggcgggggtgctagttcccagacaaatatggtacgcaatatggccaagtga